Sequence from the Fulvivirga ligni genome:
GAGGGTACCTGACTGCGGCTTGAGCAAGCCCGCCATCAGATGAAGAAAAGTAGTCTTCCCAATACCCGACTCCCCTAATATGAGCATATCCTCTCCATCCCTCAAACAGACATCAGGAAAACCAAAGCTCACAGACGAGTTATAAGCAAAAAATAATGACTTCGTCTTGAACATCTTATTCGTTTTCGACAAAGCTAGTCAAGGGAAAACATAAATGCAACATAGTTGCATTTATGTTTTCATTATATATATCTTTGCGTCATTCCAATCAAAACAAGACATGAAGAACAGATTTATTGGTATCCACGCTGATTTCATTGGCTTTGCTGCATCCGCCCTATGTGCTATTCACTGTGCGGCCTTGCCGTTTTTACTGAGCCTTGCGCCACTAGTCACTGTGCAATACCTTAAAAACCCCTGGATTGAATACACCATTATATTGATCAGTTTTCTTATTGCCGTCTATTCTCTGGCATTTTCTTACAGAAGGCATCACAGAGATTTATTACCCATAAAGGTGGTGACTTTAGCTTTTATAC
This genomic interval carries:
- a CDS encoding MerC domain-containing protein, which encodes MKNRFIGIHADFIGFAASALCAIHCAALPFLLSLAPLVTVQYLKNPWIEYTIILISFLIAVYSLAFSYRRHHRDLLPIKVVTLAFILIATGQLIDKEWLEVGLSSTGAILVATGHLINWRKIKQSRIDNPNCIDKNDNV